Genomic DNA from Veillonella criceti:
CTTCTATTTTTTCAGAATCTTTTGGTAAAGGAAATAGCGCAGATAATACTTGGGATCCTACTTGATAGTTGGGATTAGCACCGCCTTGCTATTGCGGATATACTAATTGTAATGTGTGGTTCTTAATTTGAGTATTCATAGTGAAATCTCCTTGGTCTACGTATATGATATAATGAAAAAAATTGTGTGAAATTAGTTTGACGAATTGGGTGGGGAATTTTATGTTGTTGCCACGTTACATTTTTATGAATGATTTTATTGAATTACACTCTATTTTAAAGACGGCACCCTTTGTGAAACAACAGCTAGGTGTTGGCGATTTTTTATGGAAACCGGATGAGCAATTGCAATATATACATTATATTGAATCGGGATTGGCTAAAACCTACATTGTACATGAAACAGGGCGTCGTAAAATTATTTCCTATCATGGTGTAGGCACTATATTTCCCGTATTTCATGAGCTAGACTTTAAAATTGAACAAGCATTAGTAACCGAGGCTGTCAGGCCAATGACTGTATTATCATTTACACGGGCAGATTTTAAAGTATTAGTAGATACCGTCGGGGCTTTATATCCTCATATGGTTTCTTGGTATGCTCGCTATATTAATTTATTATTGTATGAAACGGCACATCAAGAGTATAATGCAGGCTTTGTAAAAGTCTGTAATATTTTGTTTTTATTACAGACTACAGCAGACGCAGAGGGGTTAAAAAGCTTGTCCATATCACAAGAAGAATTAGCTGAGATATTAGGTATGAGTCGCGTTAACTTGACTCGGCATATTCGGCGATTGCGAGATGAAGGAATTATCAATACCTCACGTAAGTGCATTGAGATTTTGAAATTAGCAGCATTATTAGCTTATTGTTCAGGGGAAACAAAACAAGAAACAAAATAGTTGTATTTACTATTCTAGTATAAAAGAATCCTTGCTTGTTATTCTGCTTCATATGATACAAATTAGAAAAATTTTAAAATAAGTTTTATTTCTTGCTTTCTCATTCTCAATGATGATACAATCAAGTTAGATGAATTTAAAATGAATATTAGGGAAGTTCATTTTATGGGGTACTATTTAGTTAAGCAAGGAGTGAAACGTATGAAGAGATTGATGTTACTTTGTTTAGCTTTATTTGCGTTATTAGCAGTTGGTTGTGCGCAAGTAACGTCTGAAATTAAGGTGGATTCAGATTTTAGTGGTGAATGGAACGCTACCATTCAGGCGCCCGTACCAATTAGTAAGGGCGATTTGTTAAGTGCGGTTACTAAAAGTTCAAAAAAACAACCACAAATTGATTTGAAAAAAATTGAATTAGAAGCTATTGGACCTGATGGTAAAGAATTGGATGCAGATAAACCAGGTGTACAAGCACAGACTTGGAAATTAGAAGCTAAGTTTGATAATAAAGATGAACTGGCACAAATGAGTGCCGCTGTATTTGGCCGAAATTCTAATTCTAAGATTAATGTTATTTATCCATATGGTGATGATCCTGATGTATATACCTTCAATTTGGGAGAGGCTTCTGGTGCAACGACCATTGAAGTGGATGGCAAAATTATTAAGGAAAGTGTTGGTAAAGGCCTTCTAAAAGATGATGATACGGTCATTTATGCAGCTGGTGATACCATTAAATTCCAATTTAAAAAAGAAAGTAGCTTTGGCTCTATTATTGGCGGTATTGTAGTTATTGCAGCATTAGCGGGAATTG
This window encodes:
- a CDS encoding Crp/Fnr family transcriptional regulator; this encodes MLLPRYIFMNDFIELHSILKTAPFVKQQLGVGDFLWKPDEQLQYIHYIESGLAKTYIVHETGRRKIISYHGVGTIFPVFHELDFKIEQALVTEAVRPMTVLSFTRADFKVLVDTVGALYPHMVSWYARYINLLLYETAHQEYNAGFVKVCNILFLLQTTADAEGLKSLSISQEELAEILGMSRVNLTRHIRRLRDEGIINTSRKCIEILKLAALLAYCSGETKQETK